TGACGGCGAAGGCCGTCGGCATCTATATCGCCAAGGGCAACCCGAAGCTGCAGATGACCGAGAGCACCCTGCCCGACCGCTCCACCCTCTCCGGCATCGTCATTGCCAAGAACAACGCGGCGCTGGAGAAGGCCATCCAGATGGCGCTGGAAAGCGCCGTACAGGACGGCAGCTACGTCAGGCTGCTGGAGGAATTCGGCGTGCCGGATGGCGCGGTGACGGTCGAGCAGATCCGCAACCCACCACCGGCCTGAGCCCGGAAACCCGGTGCGCGGGACCGCCAGGCCCCGCCCCGGACAGGATGCAAGGACGACAGGGAAGACGGATGGCGACAGCTTTCAACCCGCAGGCGGCGGCCGGGCCTCTCTCAGCGGCGCCGCAGATCCTGCCCGCACCGCGCACCGGGCGATGGTTCGGCGTGGCGCTGATCCTGCTGGTCGCCACCTGGATCGCCTATCAGGTCATGGTCAACCCTGGCTTCCAGTGGCAGATCGTCGGCCGCTACATGCTCCATGCGGATGTGCTGGCCGGCGTGGCCATGACGCTGCAGCTGACAGCGCTGGTGATGGTGATGGGCACCATCATCGGCATCGCCATCGCGCTGATGCGCCTCTCCGGCGACCCGGTGCTGGGTTTCTGCGCCCATGCCTTCGTCTGGTTCTTCCGTGGCACGCCGGTTCTGGTGCAGCTGGTCTTCTGGTACAACCTCGCCTCCCTCTTCCCCGAACTGTCCCTCGGCATTCCTTTCGGCGGGCCGAAATTCTTCGAGATCTCCGCCACGGTCGCCATCTCCTCCTTCACCGCTGCCATGCTCGGCCTGGGGCTGAACGAGGCCGCCTATATGGCGGAGATCGTGCGCGCCGGCATGCTCTCGGTCGATCCTGGCCAGAAGGAGGCCTCCAAGGCGCTGGGCCACCGCCCCTGGCAGACCTTCCGTGTCGTCGTGCTGCCGCAGGCCATGAAGGCCATCGTGCCGCCCACCGGCAACCAGGTGATCGGCATGCTGAAATACACCTCCATCGCCAGCGTCGTGGCGCTGGGGGAGCTGATGCATTCCGTGGAGAATATCTATTCCCGCACCTTCGAGACCATTCCGCTGCTGATCGTCGCGGCGCTCTGGTATCTCATCATGGTCAGCATCCTCTCCGTCTTCCAGTATTTCATCGAGCGCCACTACGCGCGCGGCGCCTCAGATTTCGACCATGCGCACTGACACCGCCGCCGGTCCGGAGAGAGGATGATGGACATGGCTGTCATCGAAGAAGGGGCGCCGCTGGTCCGCATCGTCGATGTCTGGAAGCAGCGCGGCCGCAACATGGTGCTGAAGGGCGTCCATATGCAGGCCATGCGCGGGCAGGTGGTCTGCCTGCTGGGGCCCTCCGGTGCTGGCAAGAGCACCTTGCTCCGCTGCATCAATGCCCTGGAGGCCTGCGACCGCGGCATCGTCTATATTGATGGCGTGGCCATCGGCTGCGAGGAGCGCAACGGCGCCTTTTACCGGATGCCGGAGCGCAGATTGAGCCGCCAGCGCGCCGAGATCGGCATGGTGTTCCAGAACTTCAATCTCTTCCCGCATATGTCCGTGCTCGACAACATCATCGACGCGCCCATCCGCGTGAGAGGGGAGAAGCGCAGCGCGGCGACGGAACGCGCGCATGACCTGCTGGCGCGGGTCGGGCTTTCGGAGAAGGTCCATGCCTATCCCCGCCAGCTCTCCGGCGGGCAGCAGCAGCGCATTGCCATCGCCCGCGCGCTTGCCATGACGCCCAAGCTGATGCTCTTTGACGAGCCGACCTCGGCGCTGGACCCGCATCTGGTGGGCGAGGTGCTGGAGGTCATCAAGGACTTGGCCGCCACGGGCATGACCATGATCATCGTGACGCATGAGGTGCAGTTCGCCCGCGAGGTGGCGGATACGGTGGCCATCATGGTGGATGGCGTGATCGCCGAAGCCGGCCCGCCCTCGCAGGTGCTGGCGCATCCGCGCGACCCGCGCGTGCAGTCCTTCCTGGCCCGTTCGCTGCGGGAGCTCGCCTGAAGCCATGGCCCATACCCGTGACTGGCTGATGGTCATCGACCACCAGCCCGCCTTCTCCCATCCCGATAGCCCCTGGTTCACCCCTTCCTTCCCCGAGATCTCCGGCCGTATCGCGCGGCTGGTGCCACTATTCGGGGAGCGCGTGCTTTTCACCCGTTTCGTCCCCCCCACGCGACTGAGCGGCAGCTGGTCGCGCTACTACGAGAAATGGCCCTTCGCCCGGCAGCCTTCCTCCGACTGGCTCTGGGCCGTGGACGCGCCCTGGCAGGACCGCGCCAGCTTCGCCAGCCATACTTTCTCCAAATGGCTGCCGGAAGCCTATGAGCGCTTCGGACCCGAGCCCGGCGTCGTGCTCTGCGGCGTCTCCACCGATTGCTGCGTGCTGGCGACGGCGCTGGCGGCAGTGGATGGCGGCGCGCAGGTGCGGCTGGTGGAGGATGCCTGCGCGGCAAAGTCGCCGGACGTCCATGACAATGCGCTGGCCATCATGGCCGCCCGCGCCCCGCAGCTGACGGTGGTAACGACGGACGAGGAATGCGCCCGCGCCACCGGAGAAGGAGCCCCGGCATGAGCCGCAGGATGATACATCTCGGCCTTCTTGTCCTGGGCGCCGGCAACCACGTCGCGGGCTGGCGGATGCCGGATGCGGAATTCGGTTCGCAGAACCTGCCGCTGCTACAGCGGATCGCGCGGATCGCCGAGCGTGGCAGGTTCGACATGCTGTTCTTCGCCGATGCGGTGAACACCGGCATCGACGCCCATCCCGGCATGATGGTGCGCTTCGAGCCGCTGACCCTGCTCGCGGCACTCGCCATGGGCACCGAGCGCATCGGCCTGGGCGCCACTGTCTCCACCACCTATTCCGAGCCCTACAACCTCGCCCGTGCCCTGGCCTCGCTCGACCATCTCAGCGGCGGGCGCATCGGCTGGAACGTCGTCACCGGCTCCAGCCCCGATGCGGCGGCCAATTTCAGCCGCGACCAGCACCCGCCGCATGCCGAGCGCTATGCCATGGCCGCCGAATACCTGCAGGTGGTCAAGGGGCTGTGGGACAGCTGGGAGGAGGATGCGATCGTCGGCGACAAGCAGCGCGGCATCTTCGCCGATCCCGCCAAGCTGCATGTGCTGAACCACGAAGGGCAGTACTACCGGGTCAAGGGTCCGCTCAACATCACCCGCCCGCCGCAGGGCTATCCGGTGATCCTGCAGGCCGGCGCCTCGGAGGCCGGGCGAAACCTTGCCGCCGCCACCGCCGAGGTGGTCTTCACCGTGCAGCAGGAGATGGAGGGCGCGCTGGCCTTCGCGCAGGACCTGCGCGACCGCTGCGAGCGGGCCGGGCGGCCGCGCGATGCCATCCGCATCCTGCCGGGCGTCTGCCCCATCATCGGCCGCAGCGAGGCCGAGGCGAAGGCGAAGATTACCGAACTGGCGGCGCTGGCCGATCCGCAGGCGGCGATGCGCGTGCTGTCCGACCGGCTGGGCCACGACCTCTCCGGCTATCCGCTGGACGGACCGCTGCCGGAACTGCCGCCCTCCGGCATGATGCAGGGCCATGCCGTCACCCTCACCGCCATCGCCCGCAAGCACCAGATGACCATCCGGGAACTGCGCGATTTCACGTCGGCCAGCTCAGGCCACCGCCTGGTCCTCGGCACGCCGGAGATGATCGCCGACGACCTTGAAGCCTGGTTCCGCAGCGGTGCCGCAGATGGCTTCATGATCAAGACCACCCATTATCCCGGCCCCTTCGAGGAATTCGTGGACCAGGTGGTGCCGATCCTGGTGCGGCGCGGGCTGTTCCGCAGCGAATACGAGGGCCGGACCCTGCGCGAGCACCTGGGCCTGCCGCGGCCGGAGCATCCGGCGCGCGGC
This genomic window from Roseomonas marmotae contains:
- a CDS encoding amino acid ABC transporter permease encodes the protein MATAFNPQAAAGPLSAAPQILPAPRTGRWFGVALILLVATWIAYQVMVNPGFQWQIVGRYMLHADVLAGVAMTLQLTALVMVMGTIIGIAIALMRLSGDPVLGFCAHAFVWFFRGTPVLVQLVFWYNLASLFPELSLGIPFGGPKFFEISATVAISSFTAAMLGLGLNEAAYMAEIVRAGMLSVDPGQKEASKALGHRPWQTFRVVVLPQAMKAIVPPTGNQVIGMLKYTSIASVVALGELMHSVENIYSRTFETIPLLIVAALWYLIMVSILSVFQYFIERHYARGASDFDHAH
- a CDS encoding ATP-binding cassette domain-containing protein, producing MAVIEEGAPLVRIVDVWKQRGRNMVLKGVHMQAMRGQVVCLLGPSGAGKSTLLRCINALEACDRGIVYIDGVAIGCEERNGAFYRMPERRLSRQRAEIGMVFQNFNLFPHMSVLDNIIDAPIRVRGEKRSAATERAHDLLARVGLSEKVHAYPRQLSGGQQQRIAIARALAMTPKLMLFDEPTSALDPHLVGEVLEVIKDLAATGMTMIIVTHEVQFAREVADTVAIMVDGVIAEAGPPSQVLAHPRDPRVQSFLARSLRELA
- a CDS encoding cysteine hydrolase family protein; translation: MAHTRDWLMVIDHQPAFSHPDSPWFTPSFPEISGRIARLVPLFGERVLFTRFVPPTRLSGSWSRYYEKWPFARQPSSDWLWAVDAPWQDRASFASHTFSKWLPEAYERFGPEPGVVLCGVSTDCCVLATALAAVDGGAQVRLVEDACAAKSPDVHDNALAIMAARAPQLTVVTTDEECARATGEGAPA
- a CDS encoding LLM class flavin-dependent oxidoreductase — protein: MSRRMIHLGLLVLGAGNHVAGWRMPDAEFGSQNLPLLQRIARIAERGRFDMLFFADAVNTGIDAHPGMMVRFEPLTLLAALAMGTERIGLGATVSTTYSEPYNLARALASLDHLSGGRIGWNVVTGSSPDAAANFSRDQHPPHAERYAMAAEYLQVVKGLWDSWEEDAIVGDKQRGIFADPAKLHVLNHEGQYYRVKGPLNITRPPQGYPVILQAGASEAGRNLAAATAEVVFTVQQEMEGALAFAQDLRDRCERAGRPRDAIRILPGVCPIIGRSEAEAKAKITELAALADPQAAMRVLSDRLGHDLSGYPLDGPLPELPPSGMMQGHAVTLTAIARKHQMTIRELRDFTSASSGHRLVLGTPEMIADDLEAWFRSGAADGFMIKTTHYPGPFEEFVDQVVPILVRRGLFRSEYEGRTLREHLGLPRPEHPARG